The genomic region AAAAGGGGAGCTTAAAAATGTAGAGCAGGAGATGGTGACCAAAAATGGAAAAATTGTTCCGGTAATCATGAACTCTACCGTAGAGCTTGATGAAAATGGTAATGGAATAACCAACAGGTTTACCTGTGTCGATATTTCAGAATTGAAACAGGTACAGGAAGAATTAGAAAGCCAAAAAAAGGATCTGGAAAGAGCGAATCATGATTTAGAACAGTTTGTTTCTATTTGTTCTCATGACCTTCAGGAACCTTTAAGTACCATTAAGTTTGGTAGTGATATCCTGGGTAAAATTTATTCAGATAAGTTAGATCAAAAAGGCAAAGACTATATCCAGTATATCGATGAAGCTTCAGATCGATTATCAGCTCAGATAAAAGCGCTGTTAGAGCATTCCAGAATTGGTAGAAATACCAAGAAGAAAATGGTGGATACGCGCGAGCTTGTAGAAGTTGTAAGATACGACCTTACCAAGCGAATAAAAGATACCAATGCAAAAGTGCATATTGGAAGTCTGCCTAAATTAATGGTCTATGAAGTCGAAATGCGACTTTTATTTCAAAACCTTTTAAGTAATGCCTTAAAATACTGTGCAAAAGATAAGACTCCTGAAGTTCGGATCTCTGCTTATCAGGAAGATGAATACTGGGTGTTTTCTGTAATGGATAACGGTATAGGAATTTCAGAGGAAGATCAGAAAAATATATTTACCATTTTTAACCGGGTACCAACAGAAGAAAAGTATGAAGGAACCGGTGTTGGGTTGGCGCATGTGCATAAGATTGTGATCTTACATGGCGGTTCTATTTGGGTAGATTCGCAACCAGGAGTGGGCAGTACTTTCTATTTTAAAATCAAGGCAAAGTAAATGAGTAAAACTGCTTATAGCGCACAACAGGTAAATATCACAAATTGTGACAGGGAACCTATACATATTATAGGTAAAGCGCAGGAACATGGTGTTATAGTTGTTTGTGATTTAAATTCTTTCCATGTTTCGCAATGCAGTGAAAATATTGAAGACATTCTGGGAATTCCACATGCCAATGTTTTAGGGTTGCCTTTAAAACAGGCTTTATCCAAAAAAGTGGCAAAGTCTTTTAAAAAGAAGTTTAGAAATGATGAATCTCTTTTGCCCGAAAAACTGAAAATAGGAGAGCAAAAATTTTTATGTATTCCGTCTATTTCCGGTGATCATCTTATTATAGATGTGGAACCTTCAGGTAAATCCATAGATCCTATTCGTTTTCAGGAACAGCTTACTAAAATCTTAACTGAATTAGACGAATCTGAATCAGTAAACGAGATGTGCCAACAGGCTGCTTTGCTGGTAAAACATTTGTTCGATTACGATCGGATAATGATCTATAAGTTTGATGAAGAATGGAATGGCGAAGTTGTTGCTGAAGTAAAAGAACCTGAACTGGAAAGCTGGCTTGGATTGCATTATCCCGCAACCGATATTCCTAAACCTGCCAGGGAAATTTTTATGAAACAGGGAGTAAGAATTATTAGTGATGTGCATTATAAAGCATCACCAATAACTCCTGAAATTTCTCCGCTAACCGGACAGCCATTGGATATTTCGAATTCAGAGTTAAGAGCGGTATCCCCGATTCATATTGAATATTTGCAGAATATGAAGGTGGGAGCTTCACTTACGGCCGCGATTGTTTTGAATGGTGAATTGTGGGGACTGGTAGCCTGCCACCATTACTCTCCTAAATTTATTAATTATCATCAGCGGCAATCCTGTTTGTTTTTAACACAGGTTTTTTCTAATAAACTGGCCTTAAAGACCACCAAAACCTTTTTAGAAAACACCGCTAAGTCAGATGAGGTTAGAAAGAAATTGGTGTTGCAAATGACATCAATTAAGAATATCGCAGATGCGCTATATCGTTTTGACCCTAAATTTACTGATATTATCGAATGTAGCGGTGGAGCTTTGGTGATGGATGGTGAGATTTATCTGGCTGGAGTTACACCCACAAGAACTGAAATAAAGCAATTATGCGATGAAATTTTAGCAGAAAAAGAGGTATATTTTTCAACAAAATCACTGTTATCTATATACCCAAAAGCTAAAGATTATAAAAATAAGGCTTCTGGGATTCTTAGTGTACAAATAGGGGAACAGGATGGGAATTACATCATGTGGTTTAGACCTGAAGCTAAAGAGACTGTAAGCTGGGGAGGAAATCCAGAGAAAAAAGCTTACGTAAAAGATGGAGTGGAATATTTAACCCCAAGGAAATCTTTTGAGCGTTGGACAGAAAAAGTAGCAGGGGTTGCTAAAGCCTGGGAGGAATATGATTTTGAGGCAGTAGGCACTTTAAGAGAAAGTATTGTTCATGTTTTAGTCAAGCAACAAAAAGATAAAATAGATAGTCTTAATGAGCAACTATTAGAAGCCAACAAAGAACTTGAAACTTTTAGTTATAGTGTTTCTCATGATCTTCGGGCACCCTTGCGGGGAATCGATGGTTATGCCAGGATTCTTAGGGATCATTATATGGACAGGCTGGATGGTTACAGCCAAAAGGCCGTAAATACCATCGTAAAATCTGCGTCTGAAATGGATACGCTTATTGATGATATTCTATCCTATTCCAGGGTAGGGCAAACACAGCTTTCTAAACAGGTATTATCGATGAAGCAAATTGTGGAAAATGCACTCGATGCTCAAAATGCTGAACGTAATTACCCAAGAACCACTATAAAAATCGCTGAAAAATTACCCAAGATTATGGGCGATCGCAGGATGATTTCACAATTAGTAAACAATCTTATTTCCAATGCTTTAAAGTATAGCGGAAAAAAAGAAAATCCGGTAGTTGAAATAGGCTTTGATCAGCAAGAAGACGAAGTTATTTATTTTATCAAAGATAACGGCGTAGGATTTGATCCCAAACATAAGGACAAAATTTTTGAAGTCTTTTCACGGGTCGCTACCGACGATTTTACAGGCTCTGGAATAGGACTTTCGATTGCTAAAAAAGTGGTAGATAAACATAAGGGGGCGTTATGGGTAGAAACAATTCCTGGCGAAGGCTCTACTTTTTATTTTAGCCTGCCGGACATTGAAGATTAGAGAGAATTAAAAATATATTTTGTATTTTTCGCCGCTAAAAAACCAAAAATTTTAAATGATAAAGACCGCACTGAAAATATTGCTGGTAGAAGATTATGAGGTAGATGCCGATCTTATCACGATGCAGATTCATAAAATTGTAGAAAATCCTGAAATTAAACTTGTAGATAATGTAGAGGATTGTAAGAATAAACTACACAATTTCGTTCCGGATGTTGTATTATCAGATTATAATTTGCCCACCTGTACGGGATTGGATATTCTAAAGCTGGTTAAAGAGTTTGACAGCAGCCTTCCGTTTATATTTGTTACGGGAACCATAGATGACGACGAACTTGCCGCAAATACTATTTTATCTGGTGCCTCTGGTTTTATATTGAAAAAGCATATGAATAACCTGGGAGAAAAATTAAAGCCATTACTTAAAAAAGTAGTGTTTAATATGCTCGAACAGGAAGAACTTCGTGAAAAAATACGTCGTAATAAGATCGCGGTAAATCAAATTTATCAATATCTGGATGAGATTAATGCCGAAAATGAAGAGCAACGCTTAAGCCTTAATAAAATTAGAGCCAATATAGAAAGCATAACCCTCGAGAAAAATGATGCTGCAGACGCTTAGAGATCAAACATCGGTTTTACATAAAGAAATCGAAAAAGATAATACTGCAGGCTTGATCATGGATCACAGTATTACGTTGGAAGAATATAAATTATTATTACTCCAAAACTATTTGGCCTACAAGGTAGTGGAAGACGAAATAAAACGATTTGAGCCTGAATTTAGTACGGATAAAAGCCAGCGTTTGGCGGAAGACTTAAGGATACTTGATATTGATTTTAAATCGCCATTAGCTTATTTTAAGGATGATTTTTATTGCAATGATAGTATTGAAGCTTTAGGAGCTGCTTATGTTTTAGAAGGTTCTGCCATGGGCGGAATGTTGATAGCTAAAGAACTTCAACATTGTAAAAATTTAGCTTCCATTGGTACGCATCACTTCTTTAACGGCGAGCGTAAAAATGTACAGGGCTGGAAAGAGTTTATGAAAAAAGTGAATTCCAGGGAATTTTCAGAAGAAGAAACTCAAAAAGCAACACTAAAAGCAAAGGAAACTTTCCGGTTTTTTGGGAAAACATTTGATTATAGACCGCAATTTACACTTTGATTGAAAGATTTTGAATATCCAGCCATTATGGATTATATAATGAAATGGCGTCACCTGGCTATCGGAGTGGAATAAAGAAAGTAAGCATTGTTACAAATTACTGATATTCAGTAAAAAAAATTCTTTTTAATAATATACAATTTGACTAGGTTTAGGTTTTTAATGATA from Zunongwangia profunda SM-A87 harbors:
- a CDS encoding biliverdin-producing heme oxygenase; protein product: MMLQTLRDQTSVLHKEIEKDNTAGLIMDHSITLEEYKLLLLQNYLAYKVVEDEIKRFEPEFSTDKSQRLAEDLRILDIDFKSPLAYFKDDFYCNDSIEALGAAYVLEGSAMGGMLIAKELQHCKNLASIGTHHFFNGERKNVQGWKEFMKKVNSREFSEEETQKATLKAKETFRFFGKTFDYRPQFTL
- a CDS encoding ATP-binding protein; translated protein: MSKTAYSAQQVNITNCDREPIHIIGKAQEHGVIVVCDLNSFHVSQCSENIEDILGIPHANVLGLPLKQALSKKVAKSFKKKFRNDESLLPEKLKIGEQKFLCIPSISGDHLIIDVEPSGKSIDPIRFQEQLTKILTELDESESVNEMCQQAALLVKHLFDYDRIMIYKFDEEWNGEVVAEVKEPELESWLGLHYPATDIPKPAREIFMKQGVRIISDVHYKASPITPEISPLTGQPLDISNSELRAVSPIHIEYLQNMKVGASLTAAIVLNGELWGLVACHHYSPKFINYHQRQSCLFLTQVFSNKLALKTTKTFLENTAKSDEVRKKLVLQMTSIKNIADALYRFDPKFTDIIECSGGALVMDGEIYLAGVTPTRTEIKQLCDEILAEKEVYFSTKSLLSIYPKAKDYKNKASGILSVQIGEQDGNYIMWFRPEAKETVSWGGNPEKKAYVKDGVEYLTPRKSFERWTEKVAGVAKAWEEYDFEAVGTLRESIVHVLVKQQKDKIDSLNEQLLEANKELETFSYSVSHDLRAPLRGIDGYARILRDHYMDRLDGYSQKAVNTIVKSASEMDTLIDDILSYSRVGQTQLSKQVLSMKQIVENALDAQNAERNYPRTTIKIAEKLPKIMGDRRMISQLVNNLISNALKYSGKKENPVVEIGFDQQEDEVIYFIKDNGVGFDPKHKDKIFEVFSRVATDDFTGSGIGLSIAKKVVDKHKGALWVETIPGEGSTFYFSLPDIED
- a CDS encoding response regulator, which translates into the protein MIKTALKILLVEDYEVDADLITMQIHKIVENPEIKLVDNVEDCKNKLHNFVPDVVLSDYNLPTCTGLDILKLVKEFDSSLPFIFVTGTIDDDELAANTILSGASGFILKKHMNNLGEKLKPLLKKVVFNMLEQEELREKIRRNKIAVNQIYQYLDEINAENEEQRLSLNKIRANIESITLEKNDAADA